In the genome of Ptychodera flava strain L36383 chromosome 13, AS_Pfla_20210202, whole genome shotgun sequence, one region contains:
- the LOC139147206 gene encoding uncharacterized protein KIAA0513-like isoform X2, whose translation MTECKNGIQSVSDVSFDSQDKVGCKSRSQSERVNGELTKSKYSEDSGYACNGNHKSDGREDDLDVTETSDGTPDSEEQNFPDDDVFMHSDDLNSESNEDDIPVGCDADCNGAMAMALPGNALSPSGGGPVSAIVQGICTEDNDTLSTFALNSACRVFDFLDESTEADAMHLTVNRSMSECSEGSWSSAFSTESHQDEVTLQCKDFMEKFVNLIFSDSGAITQTEKAKFGQLCQYSAGRLWFARYVNAQRVNSQRVTEQTFYRLVQFFAVCLFECDQADDFVPAKSLMNMCFTFYHEHEGFPRNESKTTRGYLYSFLKDQPIWQSIRFWNAAFFDAVHCEREQRSPVHRENWRHMSSSEREDTQQLDENITFGQLGTFTNNMMAFGLSKDLCIAFLDKQSTIGNLSEEQRQLLKENIQQLDIMRTKSPLPSPRIKFLAGLKTKFSKPPKTKSKSE comes from the exons ATGACGGAATGCAAGAATGGAATCCAGTCAGTCAGTGATGTCAGTTTTGATTCTCAAGACAAAGTTGGATGCAAAAGCAGAAGTCAGAGTGAACGAGTAAATGGGGAATTAACCAAAAGTAAATATAGTGAAGACAGCGGATATGCTTGCAATGGAAATCACAAGTCTGATGGAAGAGAGGATGACCTAGATGTGACTGAAACAAGTGATGGTACACCTGATAGTGAGGAACAAAATTTCCCCGATGATGACGTCTTCATGCATTCTGATGATTTGAATTCAGAAAGCAATGAAGATGACATTCCTGTGGGTTGTGACGCTGATTGCAACGGGGCCATGGCAATGGCTCTTCCCGGAAATGCCCTCAGCCCCTCTGGTGGAGGTCCTGTGAGTGCAATAGTTCAGGGTATATGTACTGAGGACAATGATACACTGAGTACTTTCGCATTGAATTCTGCTTGTAGAGTGTTTGACTTTCTGGATGAGAGCACGGAAGCTGATGCCATGCATCTCACGGTGAATCGTTCAATGTCGGAATGCTCCGAGGGGTCTTGGAGTTCTGCTTTCAGTACAGAAAGTCACCAGGATGAAGTGACTCTCCAGTGTAAAGACTTCATGGAGAAATTTGTTAATCTCATATTCAGTGACAG TGGTGCAATTACACAGACAGAAAAGGCAAAATTTGGACAACTCTGTCAG TACAGTGCAGGTCGACTGTGGTTTGCCAGATATGTCAATGCCCAAAGGGTTAACTCACAAAGGGTAACTGAACAGACCTTCTATCGACTTGTCCAGTTTTTTGCAGTTTGTTTATTTGA ATGTGACCAAGCAGATGATTTTGTCCCAGCCAAATCGCTGATGAacatgtgttttacattttatcatgaacaTGAAG GATTTCCAAGGAATGAATCAAAAACTACCAGGGGTTACCTGTACAGTTTTCTGAAAGATCAGCCTATATG GCAATCTATCAGATTTTGGAATGCTGCATTCTTTGATGCTGTGCATTGTGAGAGAGAGCAAAGGTCACCAGTTCACAG AGAAAACTGGCGACACATGTCATCCAGTGAGCGGGAGGACACACAACAGCTGGATGAAAACATTACTTTTGGACAGCTGGGTACATTTACCAATAACATGATGGCATTTGGACTTAGCAAAGACTTGTGCATTGCATTCTTGGATAAACAGAGTACCATTGGTAATCTAAGTGAAG AGCAAAGGCAGCTTCTCAAGGAAAACATCCAACAGTTGGATATAATGAGGACCAAGTCACCTCTTCCGTCACCAAGAATCAAGTTCCTGGCAGGTTTAAAGACCAAGTTCTCCAAACCACCAAAGACTAAATCCAAATCAGAATGA
- the LOC139147206 gene encoding uncharacterized protein KIAA0513-like isoform X1 yields the protein MTECKNGIQSVSDVSFDSQDKVGCKSRSQSERVNGELTKSKYSEDSGYACNGNHKSDGREDDLDVTETSDGTPDSEEQNFPDDDVFMHSDDLNSESNEDDIPVGCDADCNGAMAMALPGNALSPSGGGPVSAIVQGICTEDNDTLSTFALNSACRVFDFLDESTEADAMHLTVNRSMSECSEGSWSSAFSTESHQDEVTLQCKDFMEKFVNLIFSDSGAITQTEKAKFGQLCQYSAGRLWFARYVNAQRVNSQRVTEQTFYRLVQFFAVCLFECDQADDFVPAKSLMNMCFTFYHEHEANRCKPAPGLIISTSGFPRNESKTTRGYLYSFLKDQPIWQSIRFWNAAFFDAVHCEREQRSPVHRENWRHMSSSEREDTQQLDENITFGQLGTFTNNMMAFGLSKDLCIAFLDKQSTIGNLSEEQRQLLKENIQQLDIMRTKSPLPSPRIKFLAGLKTKFSKPPKTKSKSE from the exons ATGACGGAATGCAAGAATGGAATCCAGTCAGTCAGTGATGTCAGTTTTGATTCTCAAGACAAAGTTGGATGCAAAAGCAGAAGTCAGAGTGAACGAGTAAATGGGGAATTAACCAAAAGTAAATATAGTGAAGACAGCGGATATGCTTGCAATGGAAATCACAAGTCTGATGGAAGAGAGGATGACCTAGATGTGACTGAAACAAGTGATGGTACACCTGATAGTGAGGAACAAAATTTCCCCGATGATGACGTCTTCATGCATTCTGATGATTTGAATTCAGAAAGCAATGAAGATGACATTCCTGTGGGTTGTGACGCTGATTGCAACGGGGCCATGGCAATGGCTCTTCCCGGAAATGCCCTCAGCCCCTCTGGTGGAGGTCCTGTGAGTGCAATAGTTCAGGGTATATGTACTGAGGACAATGATACACTGAGTACTTTCGCATTGAATTCTGCTTGTAGAGTGTTTGACTTTCTGGATGAGAGCACGGAAGCTGATGCCATGCATCTCACGGTGAATCGTTCAATGTCGGAATGCTCCGAGGGGTCTTGGAGTTCTGCTTTCAGTACAGAAAGTCACCAGGATGAAGTGACTCTCCAGTGTAAAGACTTCATGGAGAAATTTGTTAATCTCATATTCAGTGACAG TGGTGCAATTACACAGACAGAAAAGGCAAAATTTGGACAACTCTGTCAG TACAGTGCAGGTCGACTGTGGTTTGCCAGATATGTCAATGCCCAAAGGGTTAACTCACAAAGGGTAACTGAACAGACCTTCTATCGACTTGTCCAGTTTTTTGCAGTTTGTTTATTTGA ATGTGACCAAGCAGATGATTTTGTCCCAGCCAAATCGCTGATGAacatgtgttttacattttatcatgaacaTGAAG CTAACCGCTGCAAACCAGCTCCTGGTTTAATTATATCTACATCAG GATTTCCAAGGAATGAATCAAAAACTACCAGGGGTTACCTGTACAGTTTTCTGAAAGATCAGCCTATATG GCAATCTATCAGATTTTGGAATGCTGCATTCTTTGATGCTGTGCATTGTGAGAGAGAGCAAAGGTCACCAGTTCACAG AGAAAACTGGCGACACATGTCATCCAGTGAGCGGGAGGACACACAACAGCTGGATGAAAACATTACTTTTGGACAGCTGGGTACATTTACCAATAACATGATGGCATTTGGACTTAGCAAAGACTTGTGCATTGCATTCTTGGATAAACAGAGTACCATTGGTAATCTAAGTGAAG AGCAAAGGCAGCTTCTCAAGGAAAACATCCAACAGTTGGATATAATGAGGACCAAGTCACCTCTTCCGTCACCAAGAATCAAGTTCCTGGCAGGTTTAAAGACCAAGTTCTCCAAACCACCAAAGACTAAATCCAAATCAGAATGA